One genomic window of Branchiostoma floridae strain S238N-H82 chromosome 4, Bfl_VNyyK, whole genome shotgun sequence includes the following:
- the LOC118413344 gene encoding uncharacterized protein LOC118413344 encodes MAPIETTLTQCCDCPPEAERPLPMATTTSATEQEWEFPWRDIPWQPIATSLSIIVSTTVTLVIVCYNHRQNKKISALRNNLSFVNDQLARLYGPLYGNRLASHKSFEEAVGELVDRESEGLVDYLIKARWIWEKNTSEGQRLLNRWRTFLYYVIHPLDLKAEEIIRDNAHLYEDGCPDVFRDFIVHVNHQKFVVARWKKTDRGDKLDMDVEFAEADFSRDNNAGSSTYRLFWTLEEHVTESYEKLVKRKRRLMRLIKEETGNGGSGGKSEK; translated from the exons atggcgcccataGAGACCACCCTCACCCAGTGTTGCGACTGTCCTCCTGAAGCTGAGAGACCGCTGCCAATGGCAACCACTACATCGGCTACTGAGCAAGAG TGGGAATTTCCATGGCGGGATATCCCATGGCAACCAATCGCGACATCATTATCCATAATAGTCTCCACCACGGTTACCCTGGTGATCGTCTGCTACAACCACCGCCAAAACAAGAAGATCAGCGCCCTGAGGAACAACCTGTCGTTTGTAAACGACCAGCTGGCCAGGCTGTACGGACCTCTGTACGGAAACAGGCTCGCCAGCCACAAGAGTTTTGAGGAAGCTGTCGGGGAGCTGGTGGACAG AGAGAGTGAAGGTCTTGTCGACTATCTCATCAAGGCGCGGTGGATATGGGAGAAGAACACGTCAGAAGGTCAGAGGTTACTGAACCGCTGGCGAACCTTCCTGTATTACGTCATCCACCCCCTGGACCTGAAGGCGGAGGAGATCATCCGGGACAATGCACACCTGTACGAGGACGGGTGCCCGGATGTGTTCCGGGATTTCATCGTGCACGTCAATCATCAGAAATTCGTCGTTG CTCGCTGGAAGAAGACGGATAGAGGCGACAAACTAGACATGGACGTGGAGTTCGCGGAGGCTGACTTCTCGCGAGACAACAACGCAGGAAGTTCCACCTACCGGCTGTTCTGGACTCTGGAGGAACACGTGACCGAGTCGTACGAGAAACTCGTGAAGAGAAAACGGAGGCTGATGCGACTCATCAAGGAGGAAACGGGCAACGGGGGAAGCGGAGGGAAGTCGGAAAAATAA